The following proteins are encoded in a genomic region of Nicotiana sylvestris chromosome 4, ASM39365v2, whole genome shotgun sequence:
- the LOC104243026 gene encoding monosaccharide-sensing protein 2-like translates to MNGAVLVALAATIGNFLQGWDNATIAGAVVYIKKELTLDASVEGLVVAMSLIGATLVTTCSGPISDSFGRRPMLILSSMFYFLSGLIMLWSPNVYVLLIARLLDGFGIGLAVTLVPLYISETAPSEIRGSLNTLPQFTGSGGMFLAYCMIFGMSLMTSPSWRLMLGVLSVPSLIYFVLTVLYLPESPRWLVSKGRMLEAKQVLQKLRGMEDVSGEMALLVEGLAVGNDPSIEEYIIGPANELTEDQELTTDKDHIKLYGPEEGLSWVARPVPAQSSLALVSRQGSMVQQSVPLMDPLVTLFGSIHEKLPDTGSMRSMLFPNFGSMISTMDPHIKDDHWDEESLQREGDGYPSDGIGADSDDNLQSPLISRQTTAVENMVPPPHGSTLSVRRHSSLMQGNAGEGVGSMGIGGGWQLAWKWSEREGEDGNKEGGFKRIYLHQEGVPGSRRGSLVSVPGGDIPEDGEFIQAAALVSQPALYSKELMGQHPVGPAMVHPSETASKGPSWAALLEPGVKSALIVGIGIQILQQFSGINGVMYYTPQILEQAGVGVLLSSFGIASDSASFLISALTNFLMLPSVAIAMRFMDVAGRRTLLLYTIPVLILSLILLVIGNTVNLGSVAHAVVSTVCVILYFCFFVTGYGPIPNILCAEIFPTRVRGLCIAICALVFWICDVIVTYTLPVMLRSIGLAGVFGIYAVVCVISWFFVFLRVPETKGMPLEVITEFFAVGARQAAMAKHE, encoded by the exons ATGAATGGTGCTGTTTTAGTTGCGCTTGCCGCAACCATTGGAAATTTTTTGCAGGGTTGGGATAATGCTACTATTGCTG GAGCTGTTGTATACATAAAGAAGGAACTTACTTTGGATGCTTCAGTGGAAGGACTTGTTGTTGCTATGTCACTCATTGGAGCGACGCTTGTCACAACTTGTTCTGGACCCATATCTGACAGCTTTGGTCGTCGCCCTATGCTTATTCTGTCATCCATGTTTTATTTCCTCAGTGGCTTAATAATGTTGTGGTCACCTAATGTCTATGTTCTGCTTATAGCTAGACTCTTAGATGGGTTTGGGATCGGATTAGCAGTTACACTGGTCCCATTATATATATCTGAGACTGCTCCATCGGAAATAAGAGGGTCACTTAATACACTTCCGCAGTTCACTGGTTCTGGTGGAATGTTCTTGGCCTACTGCATGATTTTTGGAATGTCCTTGATGACCTCGCCGAGTTGGCGACTGATGTTGGGTGTTCTTTCAGTTCCTTCTCTTATCTATTTTGTATTAACTGTACTTTATTTGCCTGAATCTCCTCGATGGCTAGTCAGTAAAGGAAGAATGCTTGAGGCAAAACAAGTTTTGCAGAAATTGCGTGGCATGGAGGATGTTTCAG GGGAGATGGCATTGCTTGTTGAAGGTTTGGCGGTTGGTAATGATCCATCAATAGAAGAGTATATCATTGGTCCAGCTAATGAGCTTACTGAAGATCAGGAGCTGACTACTGATAAAGATCATATCAAGTTGTATGGCCCAGAGGAAGGCCTCTCGTGGGTGGCAAGGCCAGTTCCTGCACAGAGTAGTCTCGCTCTTGTGTCCAGGCAAGGGAGCATGGTGCAGCAGAGTGTGCCTCTTATGGATCCTCTTGTGACTCTATTTGGTAGCATCCATGAAAAGCTCCCTGATACTGGAAGTATGAGAAGCATGCTATTTCCCAATTTCGGCAGCATGATCAGCACCATGGATCCTCACATCAAAGACGATCACTGGGATGAGGAAAGTCTGCAGAGAGAAGGTGATGGTTATCCATCAGATGGTATCGGTGCAGACTCTGATGACAATCTACAAAGTCCATTGATATCACGTCAAACAACTGCCGTTGAAAACATGGTCCCTCCTCCCCATGGCAGCACTTTGAGTGTGAGGCGGCATAGCAGCCTCATGCAAGGCAATGCTGGAGAAGGGGTAGGCAGCATGGGAATTGGTGGCGGTTGGCAGTTGGCATGGAAATGGTCTGAGAGAGAAGGTGAAGATGGAAATAAAGAAGGAGGTTTCAAAAGGATATATTTGCATCAGGAGGGTGTCCCTGGCTCTCGGCGTGGGTCTCTTGTTTCAGTTCCTGGTGGTGATATTCCTGAAGATGGTGAATTCATACAGGCTGCTGCTTTGGTAAGTCAGCCTGCACTTTACTCCAAGGAACTTATGGGTCAGCATCCCGTTGGACCAGCAATGGTCCATCCATCTGAAACTGCGTCAAAAGGTCCTAGCTGGGCTGCTCTTCTTGAACCGGGAGTCAAAAGTGCGCTCATTGTTGGAATTGGAATTCAAATATTGCAACAG TTTTCTGGTATAAATGGAGTGATGTACTACACTCCTCAAATTCTTGAGCAGGCAGGTGTAGGAGTTCTTCTTTCTAGCTTTGGCATTGCATCAGACTCAGCATCCTTCCTCATCAGTGCGTTAACAAACTTTTTGATGCTCCCTTCTGTAGCTATTGCAATGCGATTCATGGACGTTGCTGGCAGAAG GACACTTCTTCTGTACACTATCCCAGTGCTCATACTATCCCTCATCTTGCTGGTCATCGGTAACACTGTCAACCTCGGGAGTGTAGCTCATGCTGTAGTTTCTACTGTTTGCGTGATTCTTTACTTTTGCTTCTTTGTAACTGGCTATGGACCTATCCCAAATATCCTCTGCGCGGAAATCTTTCCCACGAGGGTTCGTGGTTTGTGCATTGCCATATGTGCTCTGGTTTTCTGGATATGCGATGTCATT